The following proteins are co-located in the Pseudomonas fluorescens genome:
- a CDS encoding efflux RND transporter periplasmic adaptor subunit has protein sequence MTTNKKRLLGAALIVLLTGAGVTALSHRSDAGQTDTAEQWLAVKPDPLVHQIGLVGKIEPDTIITLTAPFDGNVLANLVEQGQRVDAGQVLLRMDPATLEVQLRDALSAQLKARRTVQEMQDWNSSPAVSRARRSLRTAEMTAGNTQRKLTESENLFKRGIIPRNELDDLKQQTQQQQLDLASARMDLQQAQAQGQGEYRQIADMELTNATVKYEALHTLLDGKEVKAPFSGIVVPAPGSNNSPQSGGNNNAPVQAGSKVSQGQVLFGLANIERLKIVARVSELDINQLHPGQAVEVMGDGFDGERLTGSVSVVSGLAIASDSQGSAQFPVTLSIPKLTAQQLQRVRLGMSARLTIVTYNNAQAIVVPSQAINRDDMTVEYRAAMDKPVERVKVTTGQSTAQGVEVFGLKPGFVKAGS, from the coding sequence ATGACTACTAATAAAAAACGCCTGCTGGGCGCTGCATTGATCGTGCTGCTGACGGGCGCCGGCGTCACCGCGCTCAGCCACCGCAGCGATGCCGGGCAGACCGATACAGCCGAACAATGGCTGGCCGTGAAACCTGACCCACTGGTGCATCAGATTGGCCTGGTGGGCAAGATCGAACCCGACACCATCATCACCCTTACCGCGCCGTTCGACGGCAACGTGCTGGCCAACCTGGTGGAACAGGGCCAGCGGGTAGACGCCGGCCAGGTGCTGCTGCGCATGGACCCGGCCACCCTCGAAGTGCAACTGCGCGATGCCTTGTCCGCCCAGCTCAAGGCCCGGCGCACCGTGCAAGAGATGCAGGACTGGAACAGCAGCCCCGCCGTCAGCCGTGCGCGCCGTAGCCTGCGCACCGCCGAAATGACCGCCGGTAACACCCAGCGCAAACTCACCGAGAGTGAAAACCTGTTCAAGCGCGGCATCATCCCGCGCAACGAACTGGATGACCTCAAACAGCAGACCCAGCAGCAGCAACTCGACCTCGCCTCTGCACGCATGGATTTGCAGCAGGCACAGGCGCAGGGCCAGGGCGAGTACAGGCAAATCGCGGACATGGAACTGACCAATGCCACAGTGAAGTACGAGGCGCTGCACACGTTGCTCGATGGCAAGGAGGTCAAGGCGCCGTTCTCCGGCATCGTGGTGCCCGCACCCGGCAGTAATAATTCGCCTCAAAGTGGCGGTAACAACAACGCGCCGGTGCAGGCCGGCAGCAAGGTGAGCCAGGGGCAGGTGCTGTTCGGCCTGGCCAATATCGAGCGGCTGAAAATTGTCGCCAGGGTGTCGGAGTTGGACATCAACCAATTGCACCCGGGCCAGGCGGTAGAGGTGATGGGCGATGGGTTCGACGGCGAGCGGCTGACCGGGTCCGTCAGTGTGGTCAGCGGCCTGGCGATTGCCAGCGACAGCCAGGGCAGCGCGCAGTTTCCGGTGACGTTGTCGATCCCCAAGCTCACCGCCCAGCAGTTGCAACGGGTGCGGCTGGGGATGAGCGCACGCTTGACCATTGTGACGTACAACAATGCGCAGGCGATCGTGGTGCCGAGCCAGGCCATTAACCGCGATGACATGACCGTGGAGTATCGGGCGGCGATGGATAAGCCGGTGGAGCGGGTGAAGGTGACGACCGGACAGTCGACCGCCCAAGGCGTTGAAGTGTTTGGGCTCAAGCCTGGGTTCGTAAAAGCAGGAAGTTGA
- a CDS encoding FAD/NAD(P)-binding protein: MTESIRNADVLIIGGGLSGTMLAVQLLRLPGQRQILVIEPRAELGRGEAYSAVELGHTLNGNAARMSVDPDNPDDLTQWLTGYLDAGGWPQAHQQPVPISELFPPRGIFGLYAQQRLAQATALSASTVKHIRAEVVDLLVDDTCTRLTLDNGQQLRGAHAVLATGMFPAARTPQTHSSGLNAAAVDPWDVQAMTRIDPQSTVLIIGSGLTMVDAVVSLEQAGHLGPIEIFSRHGLLPHVRRQPPSWEDFLAADPSLRSPRQLLREVRRQCRIAQAQGIDWQAPLDTVRAHIGRLWSQAGEREKRQFVRHVRPWWESHHHRSPPLSAQLVARLQEEGRLRIQAASFKGLVACEDAVTINVRRRGEQLVTQVAGAALINSSGIEYDWRRVARPLPQQLLKRGLIQPGPLALGIAADVSGAVVDAEGKVSQRLFAMGPPLRGMWWESTAVTDVAIQAKALAAKLTQR, translated from the coding sequence ATGACTGAATCCATCCGCAACGCTGATGTGCTGATCATCGGCGGCGGTCTGAGCGGCACGATGTTGGCGGTGCAACTGCTGCGTTTGCCCGGGCAGCGGCAAATCCTGGTGATTGAACCGCGCGCCGAGCTCGGCCGTGGCGAAGCCTACAGCGCCGTCGAGTTGGGCCACACCCTCAATGGTAACGCTGCGCGCATGAGTGTCGACCCGGACAACCCGGATGACCTGACGCAATGGCTCACCGGCTACCTTGACGCCGGTGGTTGGCCGCAGGCGCACCAGCAGCCGGTGCCGATCAGTGAGCTGTTCCCGCCGCGCGGGATTTTTGGGTTGTACGCGCAGCAGCGGTTGGCGCAGGCCACGGCGCTGTCAGCGTCGACGGTCAAGCACATCCGTGCCGAGGTGGTCGACTTGCTCGTGGACGACACGTGCACCCGCTTGACCCTCGATAACGGCCAGCAACTGCGCGGCGCCCATGCGGTGTTGGCCACGGGGATGTTCCCGGCGGCGCGCACACCACAGACTCATTCCAGCGGCTTGAACGCCGCGGCGGTGGACCCGTGGGACGTCCAGGCGATGACCCGGATCGACCCGCAATCGACGGTGCTGATCATAGGTTCCGGGCTGACCATGGTGGATGCCGTGGTATCCCTGGAGCAGGCCGGTCATCTTGGGCCAATCGAGATTTTCTCGCGCCACGGTTTATTGCCCCATGTGCGCCGCCAGCCGCCGAGCTGGGAGGATTTTCTCGCCGCGGACCCCAGCCTGCGCAGCCCTCGGCAATTACTGCGCGAGGTGCGGCGCCAATGCCGCATCGCGCAAGCCCAAGGCATCGACTGGCAAGCCCCGCTGGACACCGTGCGCGCGCATATCGGGCGCCTGTGGAGCCAGGCTGGCGAGCGCGAAAAACGCCAGTTCGTGCGCCATGTACGGCCCTGGTGGGAAAGCCATCACCACCGCTCGCCACCGTTGAGTGCGCAGTTAGTGGCGCGATTGCAGGAGGAAGGGCGACTGCGCATTCAGGCGGCGTCGTTCAAGGGCCTGGTCGCTTGCGAGGATGCCGTGACGATCAACGTGCGTCGTCGCGGCGAGCAGCTGGTCACTCAGGTGGCGGGCGCGGCACTGATCAATTCCAGCGGCATTGAATACGATTGGCGCCGCGTGGCTCGGCCGTTGCCGCAACAGTTGCTCAAGCGCGGGTTGATCCAGCCCGGGCCGCTCGCACTGGGGATTGCGGCGGATGTGTCCGGCGCGGTTGTCGATGCCGAAGGCAAGGTCAGCCAGCGCCTGTTCGCCATGGGCCCGCCATTGCGCGGGATGTGGTGGGAAAGCACGGCGGTGACCGATGTGGCGATTCAGGCCAAGGCGCTGGCGGCCAAGCTCACCCAACGCTAA
- a CDS encoding ABC transporter ATP-binding protein, translating into MSQPAAEPASPSLLTVNDIEVIYDGAILAVAGVSLNVPKGAIVALLGANGAGKSTTLKAISGLVRAERAEVSRGMIEYAGRDLAGVDPSQRVRQGMVHVLEGRHVFGQLSVEDNLRSGGFVRRLSRRDMEHDLERLYAWFPRLKTKRHTRAGLTSGGEQQMVAIGRALMTRPTLVLLDEPSMGLAPMIVQEIFEIIAQLNREQQVSFLIAEQNINVALNYASQGYVLDTGRVVLSGSATALLARGDLHDIYLGKH; encoded by the coding sequence ATGAGTCAGCCCGCCGCTGAACCCGCGTCCCCGTCGCTGCTGACGGTCAACGACATCGAAGTGATCTACGACGGCGCGATCCTGGCGGTGGCCGGGGTCTCATTGAATGTGCCCAAGGGCGCCATTGTCGCCTTGCTGGGTGCCAATGGCGCCGGCAAGAGCACCACCCTCAAGGCGATTTCAGGGCTGGTGCGTGCCGAGCGGGCCGAAGTCAGCCGCGGCATGATCGAGTATGCCGGCCGCGATCTGGCCGGCGTCGACCCCAGCCAACGCGTCCGCCAGGGCATGGTCCACGTGTTGGAGGGCCGGCACGTGTTCGGCCAATTGAGCGTGGAAGACAACCTGCGCAGCGGCGGCTTTGTGCGGCGCCTGAGCCGCAGGGACATGGAACACGACCTGGAACGCCTCTACGCCTGGTTCCCCCGGCTCAAGACCAAGCGCCATACCCGCGCCGGGCTGACCTCTGGCGGTGAGCAGCAAATGGTTGCCATCGGCAGGGCATTGATGACTCGCCCGACCCTGGTGCTGCTCGACGAGCCGTCGATGGGCTTGGCACCGATGATCGTGCAGGAGATTTTCGAGATCATCGCGCAGCTCAACCGCGAGCAGCAGGTGAGCTTCCTGATCGCCGAGCAAAACATCAACGTCGCGCTTAACTATGCGTCCCAGGGCTACGTGCTGGATACTGGGCGGGTGGTGTTGAGTGGCAGCGCCACAGCGTTGCTGGCGCGGGGCGATTTGCATGATATTTATCTGGGTAAACACTAA
- a CDS encoding ABC transporter substrate-binding protein, whose amino-acid sequence MRATLKRSLIGAAFALAALAGAVPQALASPDQQFIPLATYRVGSYASSGVQVWAGMIDYLRYINEIEGGINGVKLVWQECETEWTAEKGIECYERFKNGLDGAPVAVYQPNGAPAAYALSERAEVDKIPLITLGYGRTEATDGTVFPYNFPVMLTFYSEASTLVNYIAQREGGFDKLKGKKIATVYHDSAYGRETLGPLKLLAEKYGFENIQIPVADPGNEQSAQWRQVRQANPDWVFLRTWGVSTPVAVKTAARFGFPVDHIIGDIWASSSEDVLPAGAAAKGYLALTPYPAGADFEIHKRLKQSVLDKGHSDLKDLKNFGSVYYNSGLVNAAVAVEAIRTGQARFGKRPLNGEEGRWGLEHLNIDDARLKAMGYLGLMQNLKLSCRDHEGGGSARVQQWDGANWTLISDWIAADRALLRPLIDEKSAAFAKEKGLTPRTCTGDE is encoded by the coding sequence ATGCGTGCAACCCTGAAACGTTCCCTGATCGGCGCCGCCTTCGCGCTGGCTGCCCTGGCCGGTGCGGTGCCCCAGGCGCTGGCTTCGCCCGACCAGCAATTTATCCCGTTGGCCACTTATCGTGTCGGCTCATATGCGTCCAGCGGCGTGCAGGTGTGGGCCGGGATGATCGATTACCTGCGCTATATCAATGAGATTGAAGGCGGCATCAACGGCGTCAAATTGGTGTGGCAGGAATGCGAGACCGAATGGACGGCGGAGAAGGGCATTGAGTGCTACGAGCGCTTCAAAAACGGCCTGGATGGCGCGCCGGTTGCGGTCTATCAGCCCAATGGTGCACCCGCCGCTTATGCCCTGAGCGAGCGGGCGGAAGTGGACAAGATCCCGCTCATCACCCTCGGCTACGGCCGCACCGAAGCGACCGACGGCACGGTGTTCCCGTATAACTTTCCGGTGATGCTGACCTTCTACAGCGAAGCGTCGACCCTGGTGAACTACATCGCCCAACGCGAAGGCGGCTTCGACAAACTCAAGGGCAAGAAGATCGCCACGGTCTATCACGACTCGGCCTACGGGCGGGAAACCCTCGGCCCGTTAAAACTCTTGGCTGAGAAATACGGCTTTGAAAATATCCAGATTCCGGTGGCCGACCCCGGTAACGAACAGTCGGCGCAGTGGCGCCAGGTACGCCAGGCCAACCCGGACTGGGTATTCCTGCGCACCTGGGGTGTGTCGACCCCGGTGGCGGTGAAAACCGCTGCGCGTTTCGGCTTTCCGGTGGACCACATCATCGGCGATATCTGGGCCAGTTCCAGCGAAGACGTGTTGCCCGCAGGCGCCGCCGCCAAAGGTTACCTGGCGCTCACGCCATATCCGGCCGGCGCCGATTTCGAGATCCACAAACGCCTCAAGCAGTCCGTCCTCGACAAGGGGCACAGCGACCTTAAGGACCTGAAAAACTTCGGCAGCGTCTACTACAACTCGGGTTTGGTCAACGCCGCCGTGGCCGTGGAAGCGATTCGCACCGGCCAGGCCAGGTTCGGCAAACGCCCATTGAATGGCGAAGAAGGCCGCTGGGGCCTGGAACACTTGAACATCGATGACGCGCGCCTCAAAGCCATGGGCTATCTGGGCCTGATGCAGAACCTCAAGCTGTCGTGCCGCGACCACGAAGGCGGTGGCTCGGCGCGGGTGCAACAGTGGGACGGTGCCAACTGGACGCTGATCAGCGACTGGATTGCCGCCGACCGTGCGCTCTTGCGCCCACTGATCGATGAAAAATCCGCTGCGTTCGCCAAGGAAAAAGGCCTGACGCCGCGCACCTGCACCGGGGACGAATAA
- a CDS encoding branched-chain amino acid ABC transporter permease, which translates to MSIPVVQETAPLLLIQRRLPWGLLGLLVLAFIVVPLWGNDYWLNAILIPFLVLSLAGLGLNLLTGYTGQTSVGAAGFMAVGAFATYGFLLRLPELGLPVALLGGGIISAWVGLVFGLPSSRIKGFYLMVTTLTAQFFLEWLFVKFPWFYNYGSSGTISAPKLALFGHDLNTPLGRYLLTLVTVLLLTWTAVNLVRSQVGRNWMAIRDMDTAAAVVGIPVVRYKRLAFAVSSFYLGIAGALWAFAYLGTASASSFDINRSFQILFIIIIGGMGSIAGNFVGAAFISLLPIFLSHAGQALFGGSVDAGQLQNLQKIIFGVLIIVFLIKEPEGLIRLLHNLRDRLRQWPLRF; encoded by the coding sequence ATGTCGATTCCTGTAGTTCAAGAAACTGCGCCGTTGCTGTTGATTCAGCGGCGTCTGCCCTGGGGCCTTCTCGGCCTGTTGGTGCTGGCCTTTATCGTGGTGCCATTGTGGGGCAATGACTATTGGCTCAATGCGATCCTGATTCCATTTCTGGTGCTGTCGCTGGCCGGGCTGGGCTTGAACCTGTTGACCGGCTACACCGGGCAAACCTCGGTGGGCGCGGCCGGGTTCATGGCCGTCGGGGCGTTTGCCACCTACGGCTTTCTGCTGCGCCTGCCGGAGCTGGGCTTGCCGGTGGCGCTGCTCGGTGGCGGTATTATCAGTGCGTGGGTGGGGTTGGTATTTGGCCTGCCCAGCTCGCGGATCAAGGGGTTCTACTTGATGGTCACGACGCTGACGGCGCAGTTCTTCCTGGAGTGGCTGTTCGTCAAATTCCCCTGGTTCTACAACTACGGTTCTTCCGGCACCATTTCCGCGCCAAAACTCGCCCTGTTCGGCCATGACCTCAACACACCGCTGGGCCGCTACCTGTTGACCCTGGTCACGGTGCTGCTGCTGACCTGGACCGCCGTCAACCTGGTGCGCAGCCAAGTGGGCCGAAACTGGATGGCGATCCGCGACATGGACACCGCCGCCGCCGTGGTCGGCATCCCGGTAGTGCGCTACAAGCGCCTGGCCTTCGCCGTCAGTTCGTTCTATCTGGGCATTGCCGGCGCGCTGTGGGCGTTTGCCTACCTGGGCACCGCCAGCGCGAGCAGCTTCGATATCAACCGCTCGTTCCAGATCCTGTTCATCATCATTATCGGTGGCATGGGCAGCATCGCCGGCAACTTCGTGGGCGCGGCGTTTATCAGCCTGCTGCCGATCTTTCTCAGCCATGCCGGGCAGGCATTGTTCGGGGGGTCGGTGGACGCAGGGCAGCTGCAGAACCTGCAGAAAATCATCTTCGGCGTGTTGATCATCGTGTTCCTGATCAAGGAACCCGAGGGGTTGATTCGCCTGCTGCACAACCTGCGTGACCGCCTGCGGCAGTGGCCGCTGCGCTTCTAA